The Vicia villosa cultivar HV-30 ecotype Madison, WI linkage group LG1, Vvil1.0, whole genome shotgun sequence genome includes a region encoding these proteins:
- the LOC131593297 gene encoding uncharacterized protein LOC131593297: MSLVCEVTPQSIKLGMLKVNNDFLDNMKEAHKLDVKLVDIMVGRNQSEKSNFKIDAYGVLRLHDRICIPEDVDMRRMILKEGHKSNLSVHLGATKMYQDLKKIFWCPGMKEDVARFVYAFAKLVEIYIRVIVKLHGIPLSIVSDRDQRFTSHFWKSLQEEIVRETTEEVKFIQEKMIASQSRQKSYHDKRRKDLEFQAGDYVFLRVTPVTGVGSALKSKKLTPRFIGPYQILDRVGKVAYRVALPPNLSNLHDVFLVSQLQKYIPDPSHVVQVDGLQVWDNLTVETKPVQIADREMKTLRGK; encoded by the exons atgagtttggtttgtgaagtgaCACCGCAGAGTATTAAGTTGGGAATGCTTAAGGTTaataatgattttctggataataTGAAGGAGGCTCATAAGTTGGATGTGAAACTGGTGGACATTATGGTTGGTCGTAACCAATCAGAGAAGAGTAACTTTAAGATAGATGCGTATGGTGTGTTGAGACTGCATGATCGAATTTGTATTCCTGAGGATGTCGATATGAGAAGGATGATTCTAAAAGAAGGCCACAAGAGTAACTTGAGTGTTCATCTTGGAGCTACTAAAATGTACCAAGATTTAAAGAAGATATTTTGGTGTCCAGGAATGAAAGAGGATGTGGCACGttttgtgtatgcgt TTGCAAAGTTGGTAGAGATCTACATCagagtgattgtgaagttgcatggtattCCTCTGAGTATTGTCTCGGATAGGGATCAGAGATTCACTTCGCATTTTTGGAAGAGCTTGCAAGAAg agattgttcgagaaactaccgagGAGGTGAAGtttattcaagagaagatgatAGCTTCTCAGAGTAgacagaagagctatcatgacaagaggaggaaggaTTTGGAATTTCAAGCTGGTGACTATGTGTTTTTGAGAGTCACACCTGTGACTGGTGTTGGGAGCGCTTTGAAgtctaagaagctcactcctcgttttatcgGTCCTTATCAGATTTTGGACAGAGTTGGAAAAGTTGCTTACCGAGTGGCGTTGCCACCAAATCTTTCAAATTTGCACGATGTGTTCCTTGTGTCGCAACTTCAAAAGTACATTCCAGATCCGTCTCATGTGGTGCAGGTGGATGGCCTGCAAGTGTGGGATAATCTAACTGTGGAGACTAAGCCTGTGCAAATTGCGGATCGGGAAATGAAGACTCTGAGAGGAAAATAA